A stretch of DNA from Anopheles ziemanni chromosome 3, idAnoZiCoDA_A2_x.2, whole genome shotgun sequence:
gcagcaggggcatcatcatcatcaacggagTCCAGTTTGTTGACGGCGGCAAGGGCCCGCGAAGGCAGTAATCAAGGTTCTGGTTTTCCGACCGAAGGCGGTACCTTCGATTGTGGCGACAGCAGTAGTGCTAATCGCAGTAGgctggagcagcagcagcattacgAATCGAACGAGTCCCACTATCGGCGGATTCGCAGTCCGGCACGTCATCCACAAAGGCAGCAACGGCTCGGCAGCAACGACAGcagtggtggtgggggtggtggaGGTTCCGGTGGAAGCAGACGAGATAAGCACAGCAGAGAGAGGGCACGCGAGGGCAGTATAACGACGGGGTCCGGGGGACCGCTGGAAATGACTACAGCGACGATGGAAATGACGCTTACgacggcaacaacaacagcacctgCGACGGGCAACACTTCCTCCTCTACTGCCAGTACGACGGTggccggtggcggtggtggaagtGGAGTTGGCTTTAGTGTAGGTAGTCTCGAGGAAATGATGCGGGGCACAATGGCGGTGGACTACGGCAATCTATCCGGTGTTGGACCATTGTTGGAGGAGGTGGACGGTAATTTGACGACTATTTCGCAGCACAGCAATGATTCGATCGAGCGCACGATGGTCCCGGGAGCGGTGGGCCAAACGTCCTCGCAAGCGCCCCATCACAAAGGACACTCGCGGGGGAGCAGTGCACCGTTGGCGTACGATCGAATCACAACCAAAATTGCATGCACCAAGGAGATGATTCGCAAGGAGCAGGAAGCGCGCGATTCGAACGTCAACGAGTATCTTAAGATGGCGGCGAACGCGGACAAGCAGCAATTGCAGCGAATGAAAGCGGTGttcgagaagaaaaaccagAAGAGCGCCAACAACATCTCACAGCTGCAGAAAAAGCTCGAGTCTTACAACAAACGGTATAAAGACATGCAGCAGACGCAGCAAAAACAGCAAGCCCAGCAGGCGCAGCAggcacagcaacagcagcaatcgCAGTTGCAGCAGGCTGCGGCTGCCGCTGGTCTATTgctacagcaacagcaacagcaacaacagcagcaccaggcCGCACTATCGCAGCCCGGTGGTGGTAGCCAAACGCTGCCATCAAACATTCAGCACCTGGTAGCTGCAACCGGGCAGCAGCAGAGTTTTCTTCAGCCACGAGAGATGCTGCGCGACGTCGGCCAGGGTTTGCGGAACGTTGGGGGCAACATACGGCATGGCGTGACCGGCCTGTCGGCAACTGTGATATCGAAACCGCGCAAATTCGCCCACCTCATACGGAACAAGTTTGGCAGTGCAGACAACATTAACCAGCTCACGTCCACCTGGTACACTGGCAGTGCGGCCGAGGGAGACATTTCCGGTATAGATGTTTCCGCCAGCACCGAGATGGGCCAGCAGACAACGCCCAACTCTAGCGCTGCCGGTGGACATCACAGTCATCATCCACACAACGCCAGCACCAGCGACAGCGAAGGTCGCCGAGGGATGGCGCAagggcagcagcaccagcaccatcaccagcagctGCACGGGGTGGCATCGGGTGGACACAGGCACCATGCCCCAGGTCCCGGCGGGAAGTATAGCGAGCATGACAGTGAGTGCAGCAGTGTCACGAGCGATAGCATACCGCTCGGCTCGGACAAACACCGGCTCAGCTGCAGTCAGCGTTGCGTCAATTACAAAGCCCTCGCCGAGCTGCGCGAGGAGTACCAGAAGCAGAAGGAACGGCTCGATCGTGCCGAGCTGATCCAGAAGGACGTGACGGAGCTGTCCATGGCACTCGAGAATGAACGGTACCGTGCGGATCGACTGGAGGAGCAAATAAACGATCTATCCGAGCTTCACCAGAACGAGCGGGAAAACCTGAAGCAAGCCATCGCCGACCTGGAGGAGAAGGTGCAGTACCAGAGCGACGAGCGGTTGCGAGACGTGAACGAAATCCTGGAGAACTGCCAGACACGCATCTCCAAGATGGAGCAGCTCTCGCAGCAGCAGTACGTGACGGTGGAGGGGATCTACAACTCGAACGCTCGGGCCGTGGTCGTGAAGCTGATCAACGTCGTGCTGACCGTGTTGCAGGTGGTCCTGCTCCTGGTGGCGACGGTGGCCGGGATTATTGTGCCATTTCTCAAGACGCGCCTGCGTGTCCTCACGACCCTACTCTGCACGCTCGCATTGATCGCCATCGTACGCCAGTGGCCGGACGTGCGGGATACCGGCGTTCATCTGATTCGAATA
This window harbors:
- the LOC131288776 gene encoding transmembrane and coiled-coil domains protein 2, with the protein product MTTKTTSEGGGTFDCGDSSSANRSRLEQQQHYESNESHYRRIRSPARHPQRQQRLGSNDSSGGGGGGGSGGSRRDKHSRERAREGSITTGSGGPLEMTTATMEMTLTTATTTAPATGNTSSSTASTTVAGGGGGSGVGFSVGSLEEMMRGTMAVDYGNLSGVGPLLEEVDGNLTTISQHSNDSIERTMVPGAVGQTSSQAPHHKGHSRGSSAPLAYDRITTKIACTKEMIRKEQEARDSNVNEYLKMAANADKQQLQRMKAVFEKKNQKSANNISQLQKKLESYNKRYKDMQQTQQKQQAQQPREMLRDVGQGLRNVGGNIRHGVTGLSATVISKPRKFAHLIRNKFGSADNINQLTSTWYTGSAAEGDISGIDRQRRSPRDGQLHGVASGGHRHHAPGPGGKYSEHDSECSSVTSDSIPLGSDKHRLSCSQRCVNYKALAELREEYQKQKERLDRAELIQKDVTELSMALENERYRADRLEEQINDLSELHQNERENLKQAIADLEEKVQYQSDERLRDVNEILENCQTRISKMEQLSQQQYVTVEGIYNSNARAVVVKLINVVLTVLQVVLLLVATVAGIIVPFLKTRLRVLTTLLCTLALIAIVRQWPDVRDTGVHLIRILRSQVINDAV